In Vicinamibacterales bacterium, one DNA window encodes the following:
- a CDS encoding HIT domain-containing protein, translated as MDHLWSPWRLAYITGASQATGCVFCAALTSPDAEPLIVFRGTACYVILNLFPYNNGHLMVIPNRHIPSLAAATPEELRELIDLTRTAELALTEAYAPHGINMGINLGKPAGAGVLDHVHMHVVPRWNGDTNFMSVVGQTRVLAEDLPVTGARLRPVFARLAGG; from the coding sequence ATGGACCACCTTTGGAGCCCGTGGCGGCTCGCCTATATCACCGGGGCGAGCCAGGCCACGGGCTGTGTTTTTTGCGCCGCCCTCACGAGTCCGGACGCGGAGCCGCTCATCGTGTTCCGCGGCACCGCGTGCTACGTCATCCTGAATCTCTTCCCGTACAACAACGGGCACCTGATGGTGATCCCCAACCGCCATATCCCGTCTCTCGCGGCGGCGACGCCGGAGGAGCTGCGTGAGCTGATCGACCTGACGCGGACGGCGGAGCTCGCGCTGACCGAAGCCTACGCGCCGCACGGCATCAACATGGGGATCAATCTCGGCAAGCCGGCAGGGGCCGGCGTTCTCGACCACGTGCACATGCACGTCGTCCCGCGCTGGAACGGCGACACCAACTTCATGAGCGTGGTCGGACAGACGCGCGTGCTGGCGGAGGATCTGCCGGTCACCGGGGCGCGTCTCAGACCGGTGTTCGCCCGGCTCGCCGGCGGCTGA